From one Solanum lycopersicum chromosome 12, SLM_r2.1 genomic stretch:
- the LOC101253972 gene encoding protein NRT1/ PTR FAMILY 6.4: protein MVLVHNHAEKYGSNDGGLVDFRGNPVDKSRTGGWLGAGLILGTELSERICVMGISMNLVTYLVGDLHLPSSDSANIVTNFMGTLNLLALLGGFLADAKLGRYATIAIFGCIAAVGVTLLTLATSIPSMKPPVCDSRSKGHCIEASGQQLALLYAALYTISLGCGGIKSSVSGFGSDQFDSSNPKENKAMIYFFNRFYFCISLGSLFAVTVLVYIQDNVGRGWGYGISAGTMVLAVAVLLCGTSLYRFKKPEGSPLTIIWRVLILAWRKRKISHPSDPGFLNEYHNAKVPHTKMLRCLDKAAIIDDYAVADENRISSWIVSTVSQVEEVKMVLKLIPIWSTCILFWTVYSQMNTFSIEQATFMNRNVGKFGIPAGSFSFFLFISILLFTSLNERVTVPIARRITGNRQGLTSLQRVGIGLILSIVGMVAAAVVEKQRRENAIHHDYNISAFWLVPQFFIVGAGEAFAYVGQLEFFIREAPEGMKSMSTGLFLSTLSMGFFMSSLLVSIVHKVTNGSWLKNNLNNGKLDYFYWMLAVLGVLNYFVFLVFSTRHQYKTQHLSTTLEDSEEELKNWNDTSIDNTQKNPNDAEKEQV from the exons ATG GTTTTAGTTCATAACCATGCTGAAAAATATGGTTCAAATGATGGAGGTCTAGTCGATTTTCGTGGAAATCCAGTTGATAAATCGCGTACAGGAGGATGGCTTGGTGCAGGGCTTATTTTAG GTACAGAGTTATCAGAAAGGATATGTGTTATGGGGATATCGATGAATTTGGTGACTTATTTGGTTGGAGATTTACATCTTCCATCTTCTGATTCTGCCAACATTGTTACTAATTTCATGGGAACACTTAATCTTCTTGCACTTCTTGGTGGTTTCTTGGCTGATGCTAAACTCGGACGTTATGCCACTATTGCAATCTTTGGTTGCATAGCCGCTGTG GGAGTAACACTGTTGACACTTGCAACATCGATCCCAAGTATGAAGCCTCCCGTGTGTGACTCAAGATCGAAAGGTCATTGCATTGAAGCCAGCGGGCAGCAGCTTGCTCTCCTCTACGCAGCATTATACACCATATCGCTTGGTTGTGGGGGGATAAAGTCTAGTGTGTCTGGTTTTGGATCAGACCAGTTTGATTCATCGAATCCTAAAGAGAATAAGGCCATGATATACTTCTTTAACAGGTTCTACTTCTGCATTAGCCTTGGATCTTTGTTTGCTGTGACTGTGCTAGTGTATATACAAGACAATGTTGGAAGGGGGTGGGGTTATGGTATATCAGCTGGAACAATGGTACTAGCTGTGGCTGTTTTGCTTTGCGGAACATCGTTGTATAGATTTAAGAAGCCAGAGGGAAGTCCTTTGACTATTATATGGCGAGTTTTGATATTGGCTTGGCGAAAGAGGAAAATTTCTCACCCTTCTGATCCTGGATTCTTGAATGAATATCATAACGCTAAAGTACCACATACGAAAATGCTAAG ATGTTTAGACAAGGCAGCGATTATTGATGATTATGCAGTTGCAGATGAAAACAGAATCAGTTCATGGATAGTATCAACGGTTAGTCAAGTCGAAGAAGTGAAAATGGTTCTTAAGTTGATTCCGATATGGTCTACATGTATCCTCTTTTGGACGGTCTACTCTCAAATGAACACGTTCAGTATCGAGCAAGCTACCTTCATGAATCGAAATGTTGGCAAATTTGGCATCCCAGCAGGctcattttccttctttctcttcATTTCTATACTCTTGTTTACTTCCCTAAACGAAAGAGTCACCGTACCAATAGCTAGAAGGATCACGGGCAATAGACAAGGACTCACAAGCCTTCAAAGAGTTGGAATTGGACTTATACTATCTATTGTTGGTATGGTAGCTGCAGCTGTTGTAGAGAAACAACGAAGGGAAAACGCGATACACCATGATTATAACATAAGTGCATTTTGGTTAGTCCCTCAGTTTTTCATCGTTGGTGCTGGTGAAGCTTTTGCCTACGTTGGACAACTCGAGTTCTTCATCAGAGAAGCACCAGAAGGAATGAAATCAATGAGCACGGGGCTATTCCTCAGCACGCTTTCAATGGGATTTTTTATGAGTAGCTTGTTAGTGTCGATTGTACATAAGGTAACAAACGGAAGCTGGCTTAAAAACAACTTGAACAACGGTAAACTAGACTACTTCTACTGGATGTTAGCAGTACTCGGAGTACTCAATTACTTCGTGTTCCTTGTTTTCTCAACGAGACATCAGTACAAGACACAACATCTTAGTACTACTCTTGAAGACTCGGAAGAAGAGCTCAAGAATTGGAACGATACGAGCATTGACAACACACAAAAGAATCCTAATGATGCAGAGAAGGAACAAGTTTAA
- the LOC101254273 gene encoding uncharacterized protein isoform X2, with translation MNLPVPEMKKPDGNPAKYDLEHRYKGDDSWYGVLVTVDGETMTVKFEGYPEKFDVKFLADDLKSKEEMDEFVRRFRNVSPQLQDNECSSVKEGMIVCAACNAFGKDDMLFYDAVVEAIHKKNHTFHNGVEECTCTFVLSWLHGPKKDDLANSGIEGICIIKGTTQVDPRISSFLELVNQKHRKSSCKSTSTSEQDDSASKGSSRTKRVRYSSSEQKSDSSVKGISSARNAVDVRCTTEDYSRHRDHDKDLGGQCSNYHLMLVENLERTLIPSSLRDFIHKHTSVWSQAYIYPCPSYMPYARGIIVVDCEEKLKKINRFLDNPAHLVVSSKGRPMVISEIDMRQSMIKTSLGSLMYSSQDVYQAKSICQDLIIVKTGTEAYRKAKQAKDLFLEFVSHQQRLYKKLALEEQNLDIEPSESALLVAAHNREKVKELKTKLEVLDAIENIEIAKNQSYDEMINARSKGWWESIERLNANEVSTYETWLKTIAFNVQNRLNQMEVGASSSDLGFNG, from the exons ATGAATTTACCGGTGCCGGAAATGAAAAAGCCCGACGGAAATCCGGCGAAGTACGATTTAGAGCATCGGTACAAGGGAGATGACTCATGGTACGGTGTGCTAGTGACGGTGGACGGTGAAACGATGACGGTGAAGTTCGAGGGATATCCGGAAAAATTCGATGTGAAATTCCTTGCTGATGACTTGAAATCGAAGGAGGAAATGGATGAATTCGTTAGGAGGTTTAGGAATGTTTCGCCACAGCTGCAGGATAATGAATGCAGTAGTGTTAAGGAAGGGATGATTGTCTGTGCGGCTTGTAATGCTTTTGGCAAAGATGATATGCTCTTCTACGATGCCGTTGTTGAAGCG ATACACAAAAAGAACCATACATTTCACAATGGAGTGGAGGAGTGCACATGTACCTTTGTACTATCCTGGCTTCATGGCCCAAAGAAGGATGACTTGGCTAATTCTGGAATTGAAGGCATATGTATCATAAAAGGCACAACCCAAGTTGATCCTAGAATATCCTCCTTCTTGGAATTGGTAAACCAGAAACACAGAAAATCTTCTTGCAAGTCAACTTCTACATCTGAGCAAGACGATTCAGCATCCAAAGGATCGTCTCGTACAAAAAGAGTCAGATATTCGTCTTCTGAACAAAAGTCAGATTCATCCGTTAAG GGGATTAGCAGTGCCAGGAATGCGGTTGACGTGAGATGTACAACAGAAG ACTATAGCAGGCATAGGGATCATGATAAAGATCTAGGAGGGCAATGCTCAAATTATCATCTCATGCTAGTCGAGAACTTGGAGAGAACCTTGATCCCTTCGTCATTGAGAGATTTCATACATAAGCACACTTCTGTTTGGTCACAAGCATATATTTACCCGTGCCCGTCATATATGCCCTATGCACGAGGCATCATCGTGGTAGATTGTGAAGAGaagcttaaaaaaataaaccgGTTTTTGGACAATCCAGCGCACCTTGTTGTGTCCTCAAAGGGAAG GCCGATGGTTATAAGTGAAATAGATATGAGACAATCCATGATTAAGACATCGCTTGGGAGCTTAATGTACAGTTCCCAG GATGTATATCAGGCAAAAAGTATCTGCCAAGACTTGATAATAGTAAAAACAGGAACTGAAGCATACAGAAAAGCAAAGCAGGCAAAAGATTTATTTTTGGAGTTTGTAAGTCATCAACAGAGACTCTATAAGAAGTTAGCTTTGGAAGAGCAG AATCTCGATATTGAACCAAGTGAAAGTGCGCTTTTAGTCGCGGCTCATAATCGAGAAAAAGTGAAAGAACTCAAAACTAAGCTTGAAGTACTCGATGCCATAGAAAACATTGAAATTGCTAAGAACCAATCATACGATGAAATGATTAATGCTAGATCGAAAGGTTGGTGGGAGTCGATTGAGCGGCTTAATGCAAATGAAGTGTCAACTTATGAGACTTGGTTGAAGACTATTGCTTTTAATGTGCAAAATCGATTGAATCAAATGGAAGTTGGAGCTTCATCCTCAGATTTGGGATTTAATGGttga
- the LOC101254273 gene encoding uncharacterized protein isoform X1 → MNLPVPEMKKPDGNPAKYDLEHRYKGDDSWYGVLVTVDGETMTVKFEGYPEKFDVKFLADDLKSKEEMDEFVRRFRNVSPQLQDNECSSVKEGMIVCAACNAFGKDDMLFYDAVVEAIHKKNHTFHNGVEECTCTFVLSWLHGPKKDDLANSGIEGICIIKGTTQVDPRISSFLELVNQKHRKSSCKSTSTSEQDDSASKGSSRTKRVRYSSSEQKSDSSVKGISSARNAVDVRCTTEATDYSRHRDHDKDLGGQCSNYHLMLVENLERTLIPSSLRDFIHKHTSVWSQAYIYPCPSYMPYARGIIVVDCEEKLKKINRFLDNPAHLVVSSKGRPMVISEIDMRQSMIKTSLGSLMYSSQDVYQAKSICQDLIIVKTGTEAYRKAKQAKDLFLEFVSHQQRLYKKLALEEQNLDIEPSESALLVAAHNREKVKELKTKLEVLDAIENIEIAKNQSYDEMINARSKGWWESIERLNANEVSTYETWLKTIAFNVQNRLNQMEVGASSSDLGFNG, encoded by the exons ATGAATTTACCGGTGCCGGAAATGAAAAAGCCCGACGGAAATCCGGCGAAGTACGATTTAGAGCATCGGTACAAGGGAGATGACTCATGGTACGGTGTGCTAGTGACGGTGGACGGTGAAACGATGACGGTGAAGTTCGAGGGATATCCGGAAAAATTCGATGTGAAATTCCTTGCTGATGACTTGAAATCGAAGGAGGAAATGGATGAATTCGTTAGGAGGTTTAGGAATGTTTCGCCACAGCTGCAGGATAATGAATGCAGTAGTGTTAAGGAAGGGATGATTGTCTGTGCGGCTTGTAATGCTTTTGGCAAAGATGATATGCTCTTCTACGATGCCGTTGTTGAAGCG ATACACAAAAAGAACCATACATTTCACAATGGAGTGGAGGAGTGCACATGTACCTTTGTACTATCCTGGCTTCATGGCCCAAAGAAGGATGACTTGGCTAATTCTGGAATTGAAGGCATATGTATCATAAAAGGCACAACCCAAGTTGATCCTAGAATATCCTCCTTCTTGGAATTGGTAAACCAGAAACACAGAAAATCTTCTTGCAAGTCAACTTCTACATCTGAGCAAGACGATTCAGCATCCAAAGGATCGTCTCGTACAAAAAGAGTCAGATATTCGTCTTCTGAACAAAAGTCAGATTCATCCGTTAAG GGGATTAGCAGTGCCAGGAATGCGGTTGACGTGAGATGTACAACAGAAG CAACAGACTATAGCAGGCATAGGGATCATGATAAAGATCTAGGAGGGCAATGCTCAAATTATCATCTCATGCTAGTCGAGAACTTGGAGAGAACCTTGATCCCTTCGTCATTGAGAGATTTCATACATAAGCACACTTCTGTTTGGTCACAAGCATATATTTACCCGTGCCCGTCATATATGCCCTATGCACGAGGCATCATCGTGGTAGATTGTGAAGAGaagcttaaaaaaataaaccgGTTTTTGGACAATCCAGCGCACCTTGTTGTGTCCTCAAAGGGAAG GCCGATGGTTATAAGTGAAATAGATATGAGACAATCCATGATTAAGACATCGCTTGGGAGCTTAATGTACAGTTCCCAG GATGTATATCAGGCAAAAAGTATCTGCCAAGACTTGATAATAGTAAAAACAGGAACTGAAGCATACAGAAAAGCAAAGCAGGCAAAAGATTTATTTTTGGAGTTTGTAAGTCATCAACAGAGACTCTATAAGAAGTTAGCTTTGGAAGAGCAG AATCTCGATATTGAACCAAGTGAAAGTGCGCTTTTAGTCGCGGCTCATAATCGAGAAAAAGTGAAAGAACTCAAAACTAAGCTTGAAGTACTCGATGCCATAGAAAACATTGAAATTGCTAAGAACCAATCATACGATGAAATGATTAATGCTAGATCGAAAGGTTGGTGGGAGTCGATTGAGCGGCTTAATGCAAATGAAGTGTCAACTTATGAGACTTGGTTGAAGACTATTGCTTTTAATGTGCAAAATCGATTGAATCAAATGGAAGTTGGAGCTTCATCCTCAGATTTGGGATTTAATGGttga